The genomic region GTTCCTGTGGAAGATGTTATAGGAGGCAGCGAAGGATTTAGAAGGCCAGGGAACGTAATATCTATAGATCCAGGGTTATCAATTGCATATCAGAATATACTGTTCAACCTTAATGTTCCGGTGGCGTTGCGAAGAGAACGTCCACAAAGTGTAACTGACCGTGAAACCGAAATAGCTACCGGCAATCCTAGAAATGGTGATGCCGCGTTTGCCGATTATCTTATAAATTTTGGTATATCTTACAGGATACCCAGAAAGAATAAAGTAGAAAGACTGGAATCTACTACAGATTATCAAATAGAATAAAGCCCTTAATAATGTTTTAGTTGGAATTGAAGCTCTGGTGGCCCCCAGGGCTTCTTTTGTTCTATGATTCAGTCGAATGTTTAGGAATGAAGAAATTATGTAACTATATTCATTTTCTACCCATTGAGGACCAATAAGTTTTGGTGAACCTAAGTCAATTTACCTTGAGAACTTTTGAACAGAAAATCTTTTTCTCTCTCTTAGAATTATTATATAAGCAACAAATAAGTTTGGAACCCAACTCAACCAACCAACTATAAGATAGGCAGTAATAAATTCCCCTGTTATTGATATCAAAACTGGAAGCCAAATTCTTAGGGTAACCGCAGAAAAGCAAATGGCATAGCTGTAAATCATAAATTCTTTGTGTAACTGAATTTTACGATTTTTAATTGAATGATATGCTAATAAGGTAGTGGTTAACCAAATAATTGCACTTAAGGAAAACCCGATTACATTTGATATTCCACCGGTTGCAAATTGAGCTATGTAAAGTCCACATAATCCACAAATTAAAGCAGCTAAGACATAAATTTTTCCGATATTTCTATGAAGTGAAATTCTCTTTCTACGTATTCTAGAACTAAACTGAATCCATCCTATTAGCAATGCCAGTCCCCCAAGAATAATGTGCCCATAAAAAGCATAATTCCAGGTAAGATCATTTAGGAGCACCTGGGTTTTAGATGATAATAATCCAAATTGTCTATCTATAATAAAATACAAAATAGGGTATAGGCCAACTGAAATACTCAGAAACCCAAATAGCAACCATTTTGATCTATGAATTATTCTACTCAACCTAAAATACAACTATAATTTTCCTTGCTTAAATTAGTTTAATTATATCAAATTTCACAGGAAATTTTTTCTTGATACAGTGTAGATGTCCTCTTTGTCGCTAATTGGAGGAGTTGGGGAGTCGGATTTATCGACTTAGTATTGGTTTGT from Gramella sp. MT6 harbors:
- a CDS encoding DUF2306 domain-containing protein, which gives rise to MYFIIDRQFGLLSSKTQVLLNDLTWNYAFYGHIILGGLALLIGWIQFSSRIRRKRISLHRNIGKIYVLAALICGLCGLYIAQFATGGISNVIGFSLSAIIWLTTTLLAYHSIKNRKIQLHKEFMIYSYAICFSAVTLRIWLPVLISITGEFITAYLIVGWLSWVPNLFVAYIIILRERKRFSVQKFSR